One window from the genome of Planctomycetota bacterium encodes:
- a CDS encoding DUF2029 domain-containing protein translates to MSPPLYGWLLIAAAAGLMLMTSIGRVGRSGAWSLDLPFFYAAGKCWIDGDSPYDQTSLVAHSQGTITNDKSPFAYPPTIAPFCMALALFAWPMACWIVFAINMICIAVIALLTYEQVIAQLGPAHGGRAAVAAAFIIGMPATSHVVWMGQSTLMVVAAVYLGWRAKQYHYPLLAGVLLSFAAIKPQFVILPFLWIILEMRHWRHLVVAACVALVLIAYPMLMRGPVNCIHDWLAAVHAYQSHRYSALGGEHIMGLPSLLVAAGLPAPPLMPLMLVIGIALFVCRRRIRTEDLLAVFTLATLGLVYAHDYDLCFIAPTIAAFAIYAHRRLNIALAALALAVLLYIPHRLVRILDMPLMLHWRTLVLLAGLALLLWLNAQADQPAAPPRQSQPD, encoded by the coding sequence GTGTCTCCGCCGTTGTACGGTTGGCTGCTGATTGCGGCGGCGGCGGGGTTGATGCTCATGACGAGCATCGGGCGCGTGGGGCGAAGCGGGGCGTGGAGTCTGGACCTGCCGTTTTTCTATGCGGCGGGCAAGTGCTGGATCGACGGCGATTCACCTTACGATCAGACGTCGCTCGTCGCGCACTCCCAAGGCACGATTACGAATGACAAATCCCCCTTCGCCTATCCGCCGACGATCGCACCGTTCTGTATGGCGTTGGCGTTGTTCGCGTGGCCGATGGCCTGCTGGATCGTTTTCGCCATCAACATGATCTGTATCGCCGTGATCGCCCTGCTGACGTACGAGCAGGTTATCGCCCAACTCGGCCCGGCGCACGGCGGGCGCGCTGCCGTCGCAGCGGCATTCATCATCGGCATGCCCGCCACCTCGCACGTCGTCTGGATGGGCCAGTCCACGCTCATGGTCGTCGCCGCCGTCTACCTTGGCTGGCGCGCCAAGCAATACCATTATCCGCTCCTGGCAGGCGTGCTGCTGAGCTTCGCCGCCATCAAGCCGCAGTTCGTCATCCTGCCTTTCCTCTGGATCATTCTTGAAATGCGGCATTGGAGGCACCTGGTCGTCGCCGCCTGCGTGGCTCTCGTCCTGATTGCCTATCCCATGCTCATGCGCGGCCCGGTCAACTGCATTCACGACTGGCTCGCCGCCGTGCATGCTTACCAATCGCATCGCTATTCCGCCCTCGGCGGCGAACACATCATGGGCTTGCCCAGTCTCCTCGTCGCCGCCGGCCTGCCCGCGCCGCCGCTGATGCCGCTGATGCTGGTCATCGGCATCGCTCTGTTCGTCTGCCGGCGACGCATCCGCACCGAGGACTTGCTCGCCGTGTTCACCCTCGCAACGCTCGGCCTCGTCTACGCCCACGACTACGATCTGTGCTTCATTGCTCCCACCATCGCCGCCTTCGCCATATATGCTCACCGCCGGCTGAACATCGCTCTGGCCGCGCTCGCCCTCGCAGTCCTTCTGTACATCCCCCACCGCCTTGTGCGGATACTCGATATGCCCTTGATGCTGCATTGGCGCACGCTGGTTCTCCTCGCCGGACTCGCCCTGCTGTTATGGCTCAACGCCCAGGCCGATCAACCCGCCGCACCACCCCGCCAATCGCAGCCCGATTGA
- a CDS encoding UbiA family prenyltransferase: MLNVDGHSHDQADDSDPVDTPDRPAYLVVDLDGCLVSIDTLWESFFQGIIASPLRCLSVPLWLLRGKAYFKAQVSEIWQPDVTHFPYNPQVLDHIRARRAAGARTVLATAAHQSIARAVAEHVGLFDDVLCSDGQHNLSGSNKARAIDQYCNSERFEYMGDSAADLHVWPHAARCVAVDPARSVERKLRAINPRADVLRHPRPSRLAAMIRLLRPHQWVKNLLILAPLALAHKLTDPKLILLSLMTLVCFCLGASATYVYNDLADVETDRRHARKSRRPLAAGHIGSMHAAVVAAALLVFVMALAAWVDPKVLILLVVYVLVTTLYNISFKRKVFIDVLTLTGLYTLRLFAGCVATGIVISEWLLAFSVFFFLSLALTKRYTELDASQGKLLNTRRGYRIEDVPLVGNLGSTSGFIAVLVLALYVNSDAVAVYHEHSLLWFICPLMLYWIARVWFLAYRGELHDDPVVFAAKDRHTYIIGALCVLTFVLASTGFDWISRLF; encoded by the coding sequence ATGCTCAATGTCGACGGCCATTCGCACGATCAAGCCGATGACTCCGATCCGGTGGACACGCCGGACAGGCCGGCCTATCTCGTGGTCGATCTGGACGGTTGCCTCGTCTCGATCGACACGCTCTGGGAATCCTTCTTTCAAGGCATCATCGCCTCGCCCTTGCGATGCTTGTCCGTGCCGCTGTGGCTCCTGCGCGGCAAGGCGTATTTCAAGGCGCAGGTCAGCGAGATTTGGCAACCGGACGTGACGCATTTCCCGTACAACCCGCAGGTGCTCGATCACATCCGCGCCCGACGGGCCGCGGGCGCCCGCACCGTGCTGGCCACCGCGGCGCATCAGTCCATCGCCCGCGCCGTCGCCGAGCACGTGGGACTGTTCGACGATGTGCTGTGCAGCGACGGGCAACACAATCTCTCCGGCTCGAACAAGGCGCGCGCCATCGACCAATACTGCAACAGCGAGCGATTCGAATACATGGGCGATTCCGCCGCGGACCTGCACGTCTGGCCCCACGCCGCCCGATGCGTCGCCGTCGACCCGGCCCGATCGGTCGAGCGAAAGCTGCGGGCGATCAACCCCCGCGCCGATGTGTTGCGACACCCGCGCCCCTCCCGCCTCGCCGCCATGATCCGCCTCCTCCGCCCGCACCAGTGGGTCAAGAATCTGCTCATCCTCGCCCCGCTGGCGCTGGCGCATAAGCTCACGGACCCGAAGCTGATCCTGCTCTCGCTCATGACGCTCGTGTGCTTTTGCCTGGGTGCGTCGGCGACGTATGTGTACAACGATCTGGCGGATGTCGAGACGGATCGGCGACACGCCCGAAAGTCCCGCCGCCCCCTCGCCGCCGGGCACATCGGCTCCATGCACGCCGCCGTCGTCGCCGCCGCGCTGCTCGTCTTCGTCATGGCGCTGGCTGCATGGGTCGATCCCAAAGTCCTGATCCTGCTCGTCGTCTACGTCCTGGTCACCACGCTCTACAACATCTCCTTCAAGCGCAAGGTCTTCATCGACGTCCTGACCCTCACCGGGCTCTACACGCTTCGCCTTTTCGCCGGCTGCGTCGCCACGGGCATCGTCATTTCCGAATGGCTCCTGGCCTTCTCCGTCTTCTTCTTCCTGAGTCTCGCCCTCACCAAGCGCTACACCGAGCTGGACGCCAGTCAGGGCAAGCTGCTCAACACCCGCCGCGGCTACCGCATCGAGGACGTGCCGCTGGTGGGCAATCTCGGATCGACCAGCGGGTTCATCGCCGTCCTGGTCCTGGCGCTGTACGTCAACAGCGACGCCGTCGCCGTGTACCATGAGCACAGTCTGCTGTGGTTCATCTGTCCGCTGATGCTCTACTGGATCGCGCGCGTCTGGTTCCTGGCCTACCGGGGCGAACTGCACGACGACCCCGTCGTCTTCGCCGCCAAGGATCGACATACCTACATCATCGGCGCCCTGTGCGTCCTGACCTTCGTCCTCGCCTCGACCGGCTTCGACTGGATTTCCCGCCTGTTTTGA